Proteins encoded by one window of Salvia splendens isolate huo1 chromosome 5, SspV2, whole genome shotgun sequence:
- the LOC121804962 gene encoding uncharacterized protein LOC121804962, with the protein MRLSRFDSVVKRKDQKIRNKYKGKKKHKKLDAIYEKGYNKSHRGVHKVESSEFINEENEHELRRSTRVRKAPELLDSSPLPPTKRRKVDNGVGSSVKNVRRVDRAQCEMPCSSSSDGEGDGWTPRLRSRQESGCSSGRERGHSSLKGKRKLFQDLDRLGDEQEPQFLMKKEPLVGEKSTVVKSKRPGRIKASNVLENDNQEDDLEGESEDGKPKNRDKILEVINEAESAEGSSGELEDGKPKNRDKILEVMNEAEGAEGFSLECSLECTNEIEIDCNMASQLAQGEETVIEEMAIEECNSNGNIEVRVEQVQLEKLACDIVPGQVNATEFDCGSADQTKDDENPVKPLENGIDIKPEDRYNPPAVTDRKPKIKLGRHCGLCGGGTDGKPPKILLLEGAGSDNEVYSGSSASEEPNYDVCDGFGDQSGWLGRLLGPINDRFGIAGIWVHQQCAVWSPEVYFAGLGCLKNVRAALYRGRVLKCSRCRRPGATIGCRVDRCPKTYHLPCARAKSCIFDHRKFLIACTDHRHLFQPYGVHNAQRMKKLKAKKLKFELRKVANDSYRIDIEAEEKWLENRGEDEEFLKRESKRLQRDLWRIAPTYIGGANSEQGRQFAGWESVAGLQDVIQCMKEVAILPLLYPEFFNNLGLAPPRGVLLHGYPGTGKTLVVRALVGCCARGDRRIAYFARKGADCLGKYVGDAERQLRLLFQVAEKSQPSIIFFDEIDGLAPSRTKQQDQTHNSVVSTLLALMDGLKSRGSVIVIGATNRPDSVDPALRRPGRFDREIYFPLPSSEDREAILSLHTQKWPKPIAGSLLKWVAKQTVGFAGADLQALCTQAAIFGLKRSFPLQNVLAAAGTNSSDRRCPVIPTFTVGEKDWLKALSCASPPCSRRESAFALNDVVSSPLKSHLVPCLLLPLTRLLVCLCLDERVWLPSQLKKACKLIKNVIVSILDKRQVQSHNWWLQVDGLLQDVDVRNEIEKNLLLANLVGENNLHSSNGADENTDERSEMFPSKSMCMGARTALSQNISCVPSSKSGFQVLICGDPSSGQRHLASCLLHCFVGNVDVWKLDLASISHEGHGDMVHGLTHILMRSAGAHVSMLYMPMIDLWGIETSHEASEDDRETSDAGNGMEYEFCPSAHAEGIESQTAARKASYLWTSFVEQVESIRVNSSLIILATAEVPFSLLPDRIRHFFGNEILNCIQSSPLGHKVPQFSVQLDGKFDHDKVISLFAAELTKDLAQYFIQSHHGENHIHVNSVDVEAYHTADGDTSQVRHSKPCHVSPSIPAGLTNKTLKGKSSLQLAISTFGYQILYYPHFAELCWYTSKLKEGPFANATGPWKGWPFNTCIVRPVNFMEDVAAASSSNNIRSKEFSLVRGLVAVGLSAYRGEYKSLREVFSEVRKVLEALVRIIDDKIQAGKDRTQFIRLLSQVAYLEDMVCSWAHALHSLEVDAHIQEANAKVFVGPSEGDGRKIGDLKANNEHSSEVFEKGSQEVSPTECADAGDGVAVTAQEPSHTVATDDTCSHEHSLEPTEVNLQSSKAEVLAPNGVNLESSKTEIAGDHAEVEHVPSVKLSNGFMESSSELRDGPSVLGDKHSTLAGNGNQPNCLPNDNCILSKDTSENIGQSNINVNSSPGPRSSGSGSVAICFYQCCLECFVTLSNLLLRVINVEWKSRGSQSTVEDVHDFVASLSANLHLSLSKILRQGEISCGMNGKECREHCMCRTSQAEGITDLNKSDMVDCKSHSTCKDTSREEEKISKGINRRFVFKDGVLANLDTGTDVSFHCKYEKLCLCFLMEWLVASKVSH; encoded by the exons ATGCGATTATCGCGGTTTGACTCAGTTGTGAAGAGGAAAGATCAGAAAATTAGGAATAAGTATAAGGGGAAGAAGAAGCACAAGAAATTAGATGCAATTTATGAAAAAGGTTACAATAAGAGCCACAGAGGGGTCCATAAGGTCGAGTCAAGTGAGTTTATTAATGAAGAGAATGAACATGAACTCCGGAGGAGCACTAGGGTTCGTAAAGCGCCTGAGTTGCTTGATTCATCACCTCTTCCACCTACAAAGCGGAGGAAGGTTGATAATGGTGTGGGTAGCAGTGTTAAGAATGTTAGGAGAGTAGATAGGGCGCAATGTGAAATGCCATGCTCAAGTTCGAGTGATGGGGAAGGTGATGGTTGGACGCCAAGGTtgagatccaggcaagagagtGGATGTTCTTCTGGAAGAGAAAGGGGGCATTCGTCATTGAAGGGAAAAAGAAAGCTGTTTCAGGATCTTGATCGGTTAGGGGATGAACAGGAACCTCAGTTTTTAATGAAGAAAGAGCCCTTGGTAGGTGAGAAATCAACGGTTGTTAAATCAAAGAGGCCAGGCAGAATTAAAGCATCAAATGTTTTGGAAAATGACAACCAGGAGGATGATCTGGAAGGTGAGTCGGAGGATGGGAAACCAAAGAACAGAGACAAGATTTTAGAAGTGATAAATGAGGCAGAAAGTGCTGAAGGGTCATCAGGTGAGTTGGAGGATGGGAAACCAAAGAACAGAGACAAGATTTTAGAAGTGATGAATGAGGCAGAAGGGGCTGAAGGGTTTTCTTTGGAGTGTAGTTTGGAGTGTACTAATGAAATTGAAATAGATTGCAATATGGCTTCACAGTTAGCGCAGGGAGAGGAGACTGTAATTGAAGAGATGGCAATAGAAGAATGCAACAGCAATGGGAACATCGAGGTAAGGGTAGAACAAGTGCAGCTGGAAAAATTAGCGTGTGATATTGTACCTGGCCAAGTAAATGCTACCGAGTTTGATTGTGGCTCAGCTGACCAAACAAAGGATGATGAGAATCCTGTAAAACCTCTTGAAAATGGTATTGATATTAAACCAGAAGACCGATACAATCCTCCAGCTGTTACTGACAGAAAACCTAAAATAAAACTTGGAAGGCATTGCGGTTTATGTGGGGGTGGGACGGATGGCAAGCCTCCAAAAATACTCTTACTTGAAGGTGCTGGCAGTGATAATGAGGTCTACAGTGGATCATCTGCATCAGAAGAACCTAATTATGATGTTTGCGATGGATTTGGTGATCAATCTGGATGGCTTGGAAGACTCCTAGGTCCTATTAACGATAGGTTTGGTATAGCAGGAATTTGGGTTCATCAGCAATGTGCTGTATGGAGTCCAGAG GTTTATTTTGCTGGACTTGGATGCTTAAAAAATGTGAGAGCTGCGCTCTACAGAGGTAGGGTGCTCAAATGCAGCCGCTGTAGGAGACCTGGAGCAACCATAGGGTGTCGTGTTGATAGATGTCCCAAAACTTACCACCTA CCATGTGCACGGGCCAAAAGTTGCATCTTTGATCATCGTAAATTTCTCATTGCCTGCACTGATCATCGCCATCTGTTTCAACCATATGGAGTACATAATGCTCAGCGAATGAAGAAACTGAAGGCCAAAAAGCTGAAGTTTGAATTGCGGAAGGTTGCCAATGATTCATACCGTATTGATATTGAAGCGGAAGAAAAATGGTTAGAGAACCGTGGGGAGGATGAAGAATTCTTGAAGCGTGAGAGCAAGAGGCTTCAAAGGGATTTATGGAGAATAGCACCTACATATATTGGTGGTGCAAACTCTGAACAAGGCAGACAATTCGCAGGTTGGGAATCTGTTGCTGGGTTGCAAGATGTGATTCAATGCATGAAAGAGGTTGCTATTTTACCCCTCTTGTACCCTGAATTTTTTAATAATCTAGGACTTGCACCTCCTAGGGGAGTTCTGTTGCATGGATATCCTGGAACCGGTAAGACATTAGTTGTGCGTGCACTAGTTGGTTGTTGTGCCCGTGGTGACAGGCGCATAGCATACTTTGCTCGCAAAGGTGCAGATTGTCTTGGAAAATATGTTGGTGATGCTGAGCGCCAGCTACGACTTTTGTTTCAAGTAGCTGAGAAATCTCAACCATCTATAATTTTCTTCGATGAGATAGACGGTTTAGCACCTTCTCGTACTAAGCAGCAAGATCAAACACATAATTCAGTTGTGTCCACATTACTTGCCTTGATGGATGGCCTGAAATCTCGAGGTTCGGTTATCGTAATTGGGGCAACTAATCGTCCTGATTCAGTTGATCCAGCTTTAAGAAGGCCTGGGAGATTTGATCGGGAAATTTATTTTCCACTGCCTTCTTCTGAGGATAGAGAAGCAATTCTTTCATTGCACACACAGAAGTGGCCTAAACCAATAGCTGGATCCTTATTGAAGTGGGTGGCAAAGCAAACTGTAGGATTTGCTGGTGCTGATCTGCAGGCTCTTTGTACTCAAGCAGctatatttggtttaaaaagGAGCTTCCCGTTGCAAAATGTTCTAGCTGCTGCTGGAACTAATAGCTCTGACAGAAGATGCCCTGTTATTCCTACTTTTACTGTGGGGGAAAAAGATTGGTTAAAGGCTCTCTCATGTGCATCGCCTCCATGTTCTCGAAGAGAAAGTGCATTTGCTCTTAATGATGTGGTTTCTTCACCTCTTAAATCTCATCTTGTTCCATGCCTTCTCCTGCCTCTGACAAGGCTGCTGGTTTGCCTGTGTCTGGATGAGCGTGTCTGGTTGCCGTCTCAGCTTAAAAAGGCTTGCAAATTGATTAAAAATGTAATTGTTTCAATCTTAGATAAGCGGCAAGTGCAGAGTCATAATTGGTGGTTGCAAGTTGATGGTTTGCTTCAGGATGTGGATGTTAGAAATGAGATTGAGAAGAACCTTTTGCTTGCAAACCTGGTTGGAGAGAACAACTTACACAGTTCTAATGGGGCAGATGAAAATACTGACGAACGTTCTGAAATGTTCCCATCCAAATCTATGTGTATGGGTGCCCGCACAGCGTTGTCTCAAAATATATCTTGTGTACCATCCAGTAAATCAGGATTCCAAGTTTTGATTTGTGGGGATCCTAGTTCTGGTCAGAGGCATCTTGCTTCATGTCTTCTGCACTGTTTTGTTGGCAATGTTGATGTATGGAAACTTGATTTGGCTAGTATCTCACATGAAGGACATGGAGACATGGTTCATGGGCTAACACATATACTGA TGAGATCTGCCGGAGCACATGTTAGCATGCTTTATATGCCAATGATCGATTTGTGGGGTATTGAGACAAGTCATGAAGCCTCTGAAGATGACCGTGAAACATCTGATGCTGGCAATGGTATGGAATATGAATTCTGCCCAAGTGCTCATGCAGAGGGTATCGAGTCTCAAACTGCTGCAAGGAAGGCCTCATACCTTTGGACCTCTTTCGTAGAGCAGGTGGAGTCTATACGCGTAAATAGCTCCTTGATAATACTC GCTACAGCAGAAGTACCATTTTCTTTGCTTCCTGATAGAATAAGGCATTTCTTTGGGAATGAAATATTGAATTGCATCCAATCAAGTCCATTGGGGCATAAGGTGCCACAGTTCTCTGTGCAGCTTGACGGGAAATTTGACCATGATAAGGTGATTAGCTTATTTGCTGCTGAGTTGACCAAGGATTTGGCGCAGTATTTTATTCAGTCACATCATGGTGAAAATCATATACACGTGAACTCAGTTGATGTGGAAGCTTATCATACAGCTGATGGTGATACTAGTCAAGTTCGTCATAGCAAACCTTGCCATGTGAGTCCCTCCATTCCAGCTGGTTTGACAAATAAAACTTTGAAAGGGAAATCAAGCTTGCAGTTGGCAATATCAACATTCGGCTATCAGATTCTTTATTATCCTCATTTTGCTGAACTTTGCTGGTATACATCCAAGTTGAAAGAAGGTCCTTTTGCCAATGCCACTGGACCTTGGAAAGGCTGGCCCTTCAACACTTGTATTGTTCGTCCTGTCAACTTCATGGAGGATGTCGCTGCTGCTTCTAGTTCCAATAATATTAGGAGCAAagagtttagtttagttagaGGACTAGTTGCTGTAGGGTTATCAGCATATAGAGGTGAATACAAATCACTAAGGGAAGTTTTCTCTGAGGTTCGAAAGGTTTTGGAAGCTCTAGTTCGAATAATTGATGACAAAATTCAAGCTGGGAAAGACAGAACCCAGTTCATTCGTCTTCTATCACAAGTGGCTTATCTTGAGGACATGGTTTGCAGTTGGGCTCACGCACTACATAG CCTAGAGGTTGATGCTCATATTCAGGAGGCAAATGCCAAAGTTTTTGTGGGACCATCTGAAGGTGACGGCCGCAAGATAGGTGATCTGAAAGCAAATAATGAACACAGTTCAGAAGTGTTCGAGAAAGGCTCCCAGGAAGTTAGTCCCACAGAATGTGCAGATGCAGGTGATGGAGTCGCTGTCACTGCTCAAGAGCCTTCCCATACAGTTGCCACAGATGATACTTGCTCTCATGAACACAGCTTAGAGCCAACCGAAGTTAACTTACAGTCTTCTAAGGCTGAAGTCTTAGCACCGAATGGAGTTAATTTAGAGTCTTCTAAGACAGAAATTGCTGGAGATCATGCAGAAGTAGAGCACGTTCCATCCGTCAAACTTTCTAATGGTTTCATGGAGAGTAGTTCAGAACTTCGTGATGGTCCCTCCGTTTTAGGCGATAAGCATTCTACTCTCGCAGGAAATGGCAACCAGCCGAATTGCCTCCCAAATGATAATTGCATTCTGTCCAAAGATACCAGTGAAAACATAGGTCAAAGTAATATCAACGTCAACTCTTCACCAGGGCCTAGAAGTTCCGGAAGTGGTTCGGTTGCTATATGCTTTTACCAGTGCTGTCTGGAGTGCTTTGTCACCCTAAGCAACTTACTGTTGAGGGTTATCAATGTCGAGTGGAAAAGTAGAGGAAGTCAATCAACCGTAGAGGATGTTCACGATTTTGTTGCCTCTTTATCTGCAAATCTTCATTTATCACTAAGTAAAATATTACGCCAAGGTGAAATCTCCTGTGGCATGAATGGCAAAGAATGTAGAGAACACTGTATGTGCCGGACATCGCAGGCTGAAGGCATAACAGATCTCAACAAGTCAGACATGGTGGATTGTAAGAGTCACTCAACGTGCAAGGACACGAGCAGGGAGGAGGAGAAGATTTCTAAAGGGATCAATCGGAGATTTGTTTTCAAGGATGGAGTGCTGGCTAATTTAGACACAGGTACTGATGTTTCTTTTCACTGTAAATATGAGAAATTATGCCTTTGTTTTCTTATGGAGTGGTTGGTAGCTAGCAAGGTTTCACATTAA